A genomic region of Nymphaea colorata isolate Beijing-Zhang1983 chromosome 2, ASM883128v2, whole genome shotgun sequence contains the following coding sequences:
- the LOC116248609 gene encoding receptor-like serine/threonine-protein kinase ALE2 isoform X4 produces the protein MEGESSVRKRVLWAAVVIVLLVCFLCAVLLPRFHGLLGTGTLSWQTYPSLPPYIDERGFGEGSLVKSPILQMPALTIALTAKQPTPRIMQQLVPSLPPDALFHYNAYHPFLPQISPSAPPHPNPAVVDGRRPPMSEAPIQSTTHEGIASPPAVVSHSNLAPQVAMDQMVPTPPPDVRSERSHLATASPPNKALPPVEDAENGFLFSPPSLSPSIPHARKRVSGKRNHETAPKTHILSPGGAMIERAPPPMVESAPLAAPPKQPLKLSSMQDTAPSISAASPSVGLNIQEPAASPPWVSPPIDWWQHNSHSWPPTAPEQGTPHAHPTFKRTASPPSVTHPQPNAPSKSLITEGSSPVSAPSNLLPSPLPVIAPAPQQVNRSIPSASKHHKETTNHFPSPPSVSPPNERGPSTSPAYSQNPLPPAVSPVWRSHMPRVAPSLHRGLPHSPAKSPLPSIESSGSPSGSSYPSVVSPSPSPSEKPRKPAVPLPARVLPPPPPNQDCEQFECREPYTNSPPGSACGCVLPMQIGLRLSVALYTFFPLVSELALEVANGVQMNASQVRIMGANADSQQQDKTVVLINLVPLTPRFSTNTALSIYEKFWHKQVAINNVSFGDYEVLYIRYPGLPPPPPSAQADIAVNGRPYIPGNGSPILKPIGVDVSKRKKKLGGSLLTIIALSSAIAFVICLGVLWFFVFKHRNRSQRSKPLPPVMISTFRKSSGIGSPLSGSGPSSVSLSFGSSVPTYKGSAKTFSLAEMERATNNFDPARVLGEGGFGRVYSGCLEDGKKVAVKVLKRDDQQGGREFLAEVEMLSRLHHRNLVKLIGICTEEHYRCLVYELVPNGSVESHLHGTSCTVIAHNVNHFYTFCSEILAGLFLNFNHRVTGVDKDIAPLDWGARMKIALGAARGLAYLHEDSSPRVIHRDFKSSNILLEDDFTPKVSDFGLARAAVEEGSEHISTRVMGTFGYVAPEYAMTGHLLVKSDVYSYGVVLLELLTGRKPVDMSQPQGQENLVAWARPLLTSKDGLEIIVDPALSGSYPFDTVAKVAAIASMCVQPEVSHRPFMGEVVQALKLVCSDTDEKNGGSGSCSQEQLSLHDLETKTSSVTSVHLAHTSPIADDCSQNLEAGRALSTSDVLSSSARVSRPTTSYRRHSSSGPLRTSRRQPFWQRLRGLSSGTVSEHGVALRAWPGLYSHSDEL, from the exons ATGGAAGGGGAGAGCTCTGTGAGAAAGCGGGTTCTCTGGGCTGCCGTGGTGATCGTGCTTCTTGTTTGTTTCCTATGTGCAGTTCTTCTTCCGAGATTCCATGGATTATTGG GCACTGGCACACTGTCCTGGCAAACTTATCCATCTCTGCCACCATATATTGATGAAAGAGGTTTTGGTGAAGGATCTCTTGTGAAATCACCAATTCTGCAAATGCCAGCCCTCACCATTGCACTCACAG CTAAACAGCCGACACCAAGAATTATGCAACAGCTAGTTCCTTCTCTGCCCCCAGATGCCTTATTCCATTATAATGCTTATCATCCATTCCTTCCACAAATAAGTCCATCTGCGCCACCTCATCCAAATCCAGCAGTAGTAGATGGGAGAAGACCTCCAATGTCTGAAGCACCAATTCAGTCAACCACACATGAAG GCATCGCATCTCCTCCTGCAGTTGTTTCACATAGCAATTTGGCACCACAGGTCGCCATGGATCAAATGGTCCCAACCCCACCACCGGATGTAAGAAGCGAGAGATCACATTTGGCAACAGCTTCCCCTCCTAACAAAGCATTACCACCAGTTGAGGATGCTGAAAATG GATTCCTTTTTTCTCCGCCAAGTTTGTCTCCTTCAATTCCCCATGCTAGAAAACGGGTATCTGGCAAAAGAAACCATGAAACAGCACCAAAGACTCATATACTTTCCCCTGGTGGTGCCATGATTGAGAGGGCACCACCACCTATGG TTGAATCAGCTCCATTGGCTGCACCACCAAAGCAACCATTAAAGCTCTCAAGCATGCAAGACACAGCTCCATCTATTTCTGCGGCTAGTCCTTCAGTTGGGTTAAATATACAAG AACCAGCTGCTTCACCACCCTGGGTATCTCCTCCTATTGATTGGTGGCAACACAACAGTCATTCGTGGCCTCCAACTGCCCCTGAGCAAG GTACTCCTCATGCACATCCTACATTTAAAAGGACAGCAAGTCCTCCAAGTGTAACACACCCGCAACCAAATGCACCTTCCAAGTCCCTTATAACAGAAGGCTCAAGTCCTGTGTCAGCACCATCTAATTTGTTGCCTTCTCCATTGCCTGTTATAGCTCCAGCTCCACAGCAAGTGAACAGGTCCATACCATCAGCTTCCAAACATCATAAGGAGACAACAAatcattttccttctccaccTTCAGTTTCCCCACCCAATGAAAGAG GTCCATCTACCTCGCCAGCTTATTCTCAAAATCCTCTTCCACCAGCTGTATCTCCAGTTTGGAGGTCACACATGCCACGTGTTGCCCCTTCCTTACATAGAG GTCTTCCCCATTCCCCTGCTAAATCACCACTTCCTTCCATAGAGAGTTCAGGATCTCCTTCAG GCTCCAGTTATCCTTCTGTTGTTTCTCCTTCTCCATCACCCTCAGAGAAACCAAGAAAACCAGCAGTGCCACTACCTGCTCGAGTAttaccaccacctcctcctaACCAAG ATTGTGAGCAATTTGAGTGCAGAGAACCCTACACAAATTCTCCACCAGGATCAGCTTGTGGTTGTGTATTGCCTATGCAGATTGGCTTGCGTCTCAGTGTTGCACTCTATACATTTTTCCCTCTAGTTTCAGAGCTGGCATTGGAAGTAGCAAATGGTGTTCAGATGAATGCAAGCCAGGTCCGCATAATGGGTGCTAATGCAGACAGCCAGCAACAAGACAAAACTGTTGTGCTGATCAATTTGGTACCTCTTACCCCAAGGTTTAGTACTAATACAGCACTCTCAATCTACGAGAAATTCTGGCACAAGCAAGTTGCTATAAACAATGTCTCTTTTGGTGACTATGAAGTATTATATATTCGTTATCCAG ggCTTCCTCCCCCACCACCTTCAGCACAAGCAGATATTGCGGTCAATGGCAGGCCATATATTCCTGGAAATGGTTCGCCAATATTGAAACCAATTGGAGTTGATGTgagcaaaaggaagaagaaattggGAGGTAGTTTGCTAACTATCATAGCTCTATCATCCGCTATAGCTTTTGTTATATGCCTTGGAGTGCTTTGGTTCTTCGTTTTCAAGCATAGAAACCGCTCTCAACGTTCCAAGCCATTGCCACCTGTTATGATTTCAACCTTCAGGAAGTCCTCAG GCATAGGATCTCCATTATCTGGCAGTGGACCCAGTTCGGTATCTTTATCCTTTGGCTCTAGTGTTCCAACATATAAAGGATCTGCTAAAACATTTTCGTTAGCTGAGATGGAAAGAGCTACAAATAATTTTGATCCTGCTAGAGTCCTTGGAGAGGGTGGCTTTGGACGTGTGTACAGTGGCTGTCTTGAAGATGGGAAAAAGGTGGCAGTAAAGGTTCTCAAACGAGATGATCAACAAGGTGGTAGAGAGTTCCTGGCTGAAGTTGAGATGCTTAGTCGTCTGCATCACAGAAACTTGGTGAAGTTAATCGGCATATGTACAGAGGAGCATTACCGTTGCTTGGTGTATGAACTTGTTCCTAATGGTAGTGTGGAATCACATTTGCATGGTACGAGTTGTACAGTAATAGCACATAATGTTAACCACTTCTACACATTCTGCTCTGAGATTCTTGCTGGACTTTTCCTGAACTTTAATCACCGTGTTACAGGGGTGGACAAGGACATCGCTCCACTTGATTGGGGTGCACGAATGAAGATTGCACTTGGTGCAGCTCGAGGTCTTGCATATCTACATGAAGATTCAAGTCCCCGTGTTATCCATAGGGATTTTAAATCAAGCAACATATTGTTGGAGGATGATTTTACACCAAAAGTATCTGACTTTGGCTTAGCTAGAGCAGCAGTAGAGGAAGGAAGTGAGCATATTTCTACACGTGTTATGGGAACCTTTGG ATATGTTGCTCCTGAATATGCAATGACAGGTCATCTTCTTGTAAAGAGTGATGTTTACAGCTATGGAGTTGTCCTTCTTGAGCTActtacaggaagaaagcctgTTGACATGTCACAGCCACAAGGGCAAGAAAACTTGGTTGCTTGGGCTCGTCCACTTCTTACAAGCAAGGACGGGCTGGAGATCATTGTTGATCCGGCCTTGTCAGGTAGTTATCCATTTGACACTGTGGCCAAAGTTGCGGCAATAGCTTCTATGTGTGTTCAGCCTGAAGTTTCTCATCGGCCATTTATGGGTGAGGTAGTGCAAGCTTTAAAACTAGTGTGCAGTGACACTGATGAGAAAAATGGAGGATCAGGAAGCTGCAGCCAAGAGCAGCTCTCCCTGCATGACTTGGAGACCAAGACCAGCTCTGTGACATCGGTGCATTTGGCACATACTTCACCTATTGCAGACGATTGTAGTCAAAATCTGGAAGCTGGTAGAGCATTATCTACTTCAGATGTCCTTAGTAgctcagcaagggtttcccgaCCAACAACTTCCTACAGGAGGCACTCTAGTTCTGGCCCACTAAGAACAAGTAGAAGGCAGCCATTCTGGCAGAGACTTAGAGGTTTATCAAGTGGCACGGTGAGTGAACATGGTGTTGCACTAAGAGCGTGGCCTGGTTTATATAGCCACTCAGATGAGCTTTAG
- the LOC116248609 gene encoding receptor-like serine/threonine-protein kinase ALE2 isoform X2, with the protein MEGESSVRKRVLWAAVVIVLLVCFLCAVLLPRFHGLLGTGTLSWQTYPSLPPYIDERGFGEGSLVKSPILQMPALTIALTVSAKQPTPRIMQQLVPSLPPDALFHYNAYHPFLPQISPSAPPHPNPAVVDGRRPPMSEAPIQSTTHEGIASPPAVVSHSNLAPQVAMDQMVPTPPPDVRSERSHLATASPPNKALPPVEDAENGFLFSPPSLSPSIPHARKRVSGKRNHETAPKTHILSPGGAMIERAPPPMVESAPLAAPPKQPLKLSSMQDTAPSISAASPSVGLNIQEPAASPPWVSPPIDWWQHNSHSWPPTAPEQGTPHAHPTFKRTASPPSVTHPQPNAPSKSLITEGSSPVSAPSNLLPSPLPVIAPAPQQVNRSIPSASKHHKETTNHFPSPPSVSPPNERGPSTSPAYSQNPLPPAVSPVWRSHMPRVAPSLHRGLPHSPAKSPLPSIESSGSPSGSSYPSVVSPSPSPSEKPRKPAVPLPARVLPPPPPNQDCEQFECREPYTNSPPGSACGCVLPMQIGLRLSVALYTFFPLVSELALEVANGVQMNASQVRIMGANADSQQQDKTVVLINLVPLTPRFSTNTALSIYEKFWHKQVAINNVSFGDYEVLYIRYPGLPPPPPSAQADIAVNGRPYIPGNGSPILKPIGVDVSKRKKKLGGSLLTIIALSSAIAFVICLGVLWFFVFKHRNRSQRSKPLPPVMISTFRKSSGIGSPLSGSGPSSVSLSFGSSVPTYKGSAKTFSLAEMERATNNFDPARVLGEGGFGRVYSGCLEDGKKVAVKVLKRDDQQGGREFLAEVEMLSRLHHRNLVKLIGICTEEHYRCLVYELVPNGSVESHLHGTSCTVIAHNVNHFYTFCSEILAGLFLNFNHRVTGVDKDIAPLDWGARMKIALGAARGLAYLHEDSSPRVIHRDFKSSNILLEDDFTPKVSDFGLARAAVEEGSEHISTRVMGTFGYVAPEYAMTGHLLVKSDVYSYGVVLLELLTGRKPVDMSQPQGQENLVAWARPLLTSKDGLEIIVDPALSGSYPFDTVAKVAAIASMCVQPEVSHRPFMGEVVQALKLVCSDTDEKNGGSGSCSQEQLSLHDLETKTSSVTSVHLAHTSPIADDCSQNLEAGRALSTSDVLSSSARVSRPTTSYRRHSSSGPLRTSRRQPFWQRLRGLSSGTVSEHGVALRAWPGLYSHSDEL; encoded by the exons ATGGAAGGGGAGAGCTCTGTGAGAAAGCGGGTTCTCTGGGCTGCCGTGGTGATCGTGCTTCTTGTTTGTTTCCTATGTGCAGTTCTTCTTCCGAGATTCCATGGATTATTGG GCACTGGCACACTGTCCTGGCAAACTTATCCATCTCTGCCACCATATATTGATGAAAGAGGTTTTGGTGAAGGATCTCTTGTGAAATCACCAATTCTGCAAATGCCAGCCCTCACCATTGCACTCACAG TTTCAGCTAAACAGCCGACACCAAGAATTATGCAACAGCTAGTTCCTTCTCTGCCCCCAGATGCCTTATTCCATTATAATGCTTATCATCCATTCCTTCCACAAATAAGTCCATCTGCGCCACCTCATCCAAATCCAGCAGTAGTAGATGGGAGAAGACCTCCAATGTCTGAAGCACCAATTCAGTCAACCACACATGAAG GCATCGCATCTCCTCCTGCAGTTGTTTCACATAGCAATTTGGCACCACAGGTCGCCATGGATCAAATGGTCCCAACCCCACCACCGGATGTAAGAAGCGAGAGATCACATTTGGCAACAGCTTCCCCTCCTAACAAAGCATTACCACCAGTTGAGGATGCTGAAAATG GATTCCTTTTTTCTCCGCCAAGTTTGTCTCCTTCAATTCCCCATGCTAGAAAACGGGTATCTGGCAAAAGAAACCATGAAACAGCACCAAAGACTCATATACTTTCCCCTGGTGGTGCCATGATTGAGAGGGCACCACCACCTATGG TTGAATCAGCTCCATTGGCTGCACCACCAAAGCAACCATTAAAGCTCTCAAGCATGCAAGACACAGCTCCATCTATTTCTGCGGCTAGTCCTTCAGTTGGGTTAAATATACAAG AACCAGCTGCTTCACCACCCTGGGTATCTCCTCCTATTGATTGGTGGCAACACAACAGTCATTCGTGGCCTCCAACTGCCCCTGAGCAAG GTACTCCTCATGCACATCCTACATTTAAAAGGACAGCAAGTCCTCCAAGTGTAACACACCCGCAACCAAATGCACCTTCCAAGTCCCTTATAACAGAAGGCTCAAGTCCTGTGTCAGCACCATCTAATTTGTTGCCTTCTCCATTGCCTGTTATAGCTCCAGCTCCACAGCAAGTGAACAGGTCCATACCATCAGCTTCCAAACATCATAAGGAGACAACAAatcattttccttctccaccTTCAGTTTCCCCACCCAATGAAAGAG GTCCATCTACCTCGCCAGCTTATTCTCAAAATCCTCTTCCACCAGCTGTATCTCCAGTTTGGAGGTCACACATGCCACGTGTTGCCCCTTCCTTACATAGAG GTCTTCCCCATTCCCCTGCTAAATCACCACTTCCTTCCATAGAGAGTTCAGGATCTCCTTCAG GCTCCAGTTATCCTTCTGTTGTTTCTCCTTCTCCATCACCCTCAGAGAAACCAAGAAAACCAGCAGTGCCACTACCTGCTCGAGTAttaccaccacctcctcctaACCAAG ATTGTGAGCAATTTGAGTGCAGAGAACCCTACACAAATTCTCCACCAGGATCAGCTTGTGGTTGTGTATTGCCTATGCAGATTGGCTTGCGTCTCAGTGTTGCACTCTATACATTTTTCCCTCTAGTTTCAGAGCTGGCATTGGAAGTAGCAAATGGTGTTCAGATGAATGCAAGCCAGGTCCGCATAATGGGTGCTAATGCAGACAGCCAGCAACAAGACAAAACTGTTGTGCTGATCAATTTGGTACCTCTTACCCCAAGGTTTAGTACTAATACAGCACTCTCAATCTACGAGAAATTCTGGCACAAGCAAGTTGCTATAAACAATGTCTCTTTTGGTGACTATGAAGTATTATATATTCGTTATCCAG ggCTTCCTCCCCCACCACCTTCAGCACAAGCAGATATTGCGGTCAATGGCAGGCCATATATTCCTGGAAATGGTTCGCCAATATTGAAACCAATTGGAGTTGATGTgagcaaaaggaagaagaaattggGAGGTAGTTTGCTAACTATCATAGCTCTATCATCCGCTATAGCTTTTGTTATATGCCTTGGAGTGCTTTGGTTCTTCGTTTTCAAGCATAGAAACCGCTCTCAACGTTCCAAGCCATTGCCACCTGTTATGATTTCAACCTTCAGGAAGTCCTCAG GCATAGGATCTCCATTATCTGGCAGTGGACCCAGTTCGGTATCTTTATCCTTTGGCTCTAGTGTTCCAACATATAAAGGATCTGCTAAAACATTTTCGTTAGCTGAGATGGAAAGAGCTACAAATAATTTTGATCCTGCTAGAGTCCTTGGAGAGGGTGGCTTTGGACGTGTGTACAGTGGCTGTCTTGAAGATGGGAAAAAGGTGGCAGTAAAGGTTCTCAAACGAGATGATCAACAAGGTGGTAGAGAGTTCCTGGCTGAAGTTGAGATGCTTAGTCGTCTGCATCACAGAAACTTGGTGAAGTTAATCGGCATATGTACAGAGGAGCATTACCGTTGCTTGGTGTATGAACTTGTTCCTAATGGTAGTGTGGAATCACATTTGCATGGTACGAGTTGTACAGTAATAGCACATAATGTTAACCACTTCTACACATTCTGCTCTGAGATTCTTGCTGGACTTTTCCTGAACTTTAATCACCGTGTTACAGGGGTGGACAAGGACATCGCTCCACTTGATTGGGGTGCACGAATGAAGATTGCACTTGGTGCAGCTCGAGGTCTTGCATATCTACATGAAGATTCAAGTCCCCGTGTTATCCATAGGGATTTTAAATCAAGCAACATATTGTTGGAGGATGATTTTACACCAAAAGTATCTGACTTTGGCTTAGCTAGAGCAGCAGTAGAGGAAGGAAGTGAGCATATTTCTACACGTGTTATGGGAACCTTTGG ATATGTTGCTCCTGAATATGCAATGACAGGTCATCTTCTTGTAAAGAGTGATGTTTACAGCTATGGAGTTGTCCTTCTTGAGCTActtacaggaagaaagcctgTTGACATGTCACAGCCACAAGGGCAAGAAAACTTGGTTGCTTGGGCTCGTCCACTTCTTACAAGCAAGGACGGGCTGGAGATCATTGTTGATCCGGCCTTGTCAGGTAGTTATCCATTTGACACTGTGGCCAAAGTTGCGGCAATAGCTTCTATGTGTGTTCAGCCTGAAGTTTCTCATCGGCCATTTATGGGTGAGGTAGTGCAAGCTTTAAAACTAGTGTGCAGTGACACTGATGAGAAAAATGGAGGATCAGGAAGCTGCAGCCAAGAGCAGCTCTCCCTGCATGACTTGGAGACCAAGACCAGCTCTGTGACATCGGTGCATTTGGCACATACTTCACCTATTGCAGACGATTGTAGTCAAAATCTGGAAGCTGGTAGAGCATTATCTACTTCAGATGTCCTTAGTAgctcagcaagggtttcccgaCCAACAACTTCCTACAGGAGGCACTCTAGTTCTGGCCCACTAAGAACAAGTAGAAGGCAGCCATTCTGGCAGAGACTTAGAGGTTTATCAAGTGGCACGGTGAGTGAACATGGTGTTGCACTAAGAGCGTGGCCTGGTTTATATAGCCACTCAGATGAGCTTTAG
- the LOC116248609 gene encoding receptor-like serine/threonine-protein kinase ALE2 isoform X6, with protein sequence MEGESSVRKRVLWAAVVIVLLVCFLCAVLLPRFHGLLAGTGTLSWQTYPSLPPYIDERGFGEGSLVKSPILQMPALTIALTVSAKQPTPRIMQQLVPSLPPDALFHYNAYHPFLPQISPSAPPHPNPAVVDGRRPPMSEAPIQSTTHEGIASPPAVVSHSNLAPQVAMDQMVPTPPPDVRSERSHLATASPPNKALPPVEDAENGFLFSPPSLSPSIPHARKRVSGKRNHETAPKTHILSPGGAMIERAPPPMVESAPLAAPPKQPLKLSSMQDTAPSISAASPSVGLNIQEPAASPPWVSPPIDWWQHNSHSWPPTAPEQAPAPQQVNRSIPSASKHHKETTNHFPSPPSVSPPNERGPSTSPAYSQNPLPPAVSPVWRSHMPRVAPSLHRGLPHSPAKSPLPSIESSGSPSGSSYPSVVSPSPSPSEKPRKPAVPLPARVLPPPPPNQDCEQFECREPYTNSPPGSACGCVLPMQIGLRLSVALYTFFPLVSELALEVANGVQMNASQVRIMGANADSQQQDKTVVLINLVPLTPRFSTNTALSIYEKFWHKQVAINNVSFGDYEVLYIRYPGLPPPPPSAQADIAVNGRPYIPGNGSPILKPIGVDVSKRKKKLGGSLLTIIALSSAIAFVICLGVLWFFVFKHRNRSQRSKPLPPVMISTFRKSSGIGSPLSGSGPSSVSLSFGSSVPTYKGSAKTFSLAEMERATNNFDPARVLGEGGFGRVYSGCLEDGKKVAVKVLKRDDQQGGREFLAEVEMLSRLHHRNLVKLIGICTEEHYRCLVYELVPNGSVESHLHGTSCTVIAHNVNHFYTFCSEILAGLFLNFNHRVTGVDKDIAPLDWGARMKIALGAARGLAYLHEDSSPRVIHRDFKSSNILLEDDFTPKVSDFGLARAAVEEGSEHISTRVMGTFGYVAPEYAMTGHLLVKSDVYSYGVVLLELLTGRKPVDMSQPQGQENLVAWARPLLTSKDGLEIIVDPALSGSYPFDTVAKVAAIASMCVQPEVSHRPFMGEVVQALKLVCSDTDEKNGGSGSCSQEQLSLHDLETKTSSVTSVHLAHTSPIADDCSQNLEAGRALSTSDVLSSSARVSRPTTSYRRHSSSGPLRTSRRQPFWQRLRGLSSGTVSEHGVALRAWPGLYSHSDEL encoded by the exons ATGGAAGGGGAGAGCTCTGTGAGAAAGCGGGTTCTCTGGGCTGCCGTGGTGATCGTGCTTCTTGTTTGTTTCCTATGTGCAGTTCTTCTTCCGAGATTCCATGGATTATTGG CAGGCACTGGCACACTGTCCTGGCAAACTTATCCATCTCTGCCACCATATATTGATGAAAGAGGTTTTGGTGAAGGATCTCTTGTGAAATCACCAATTCTGCAAATGCCAGCCCTCACCATTGCACTCACAG TTTCAGCTAAACAGCCGACACCAAGAATTATGCAACAGCTAGTTCCTTCTCTGCCCCCAGATGCCTTATTCCATTATAATGCTTATCATCCATTCCTTCCACAAATAAGTCCATCTGCGCCACCTCATCCAAATCCAGCAGTAGTAGATGGGAGAAGACCTCCAATGTCTGAAGCACCAATTCAGTCAACCACACATGAAG GCATCGCATCTCCTCCTGCAGTTGTTTCACATAGCAATTTGGCACCACAGGTCGCCATGGATCAAATGGTCCCAACCCCACCACCGGATGTAAGAAGCGAGAGATCACATTTGGCAACAGCTTCCCCTCCTAACAAAGCATTACCACCAGTTGAGGATGCTGAAAATG GATTCCTTTTTTCTCCGCCAAGTTTGTCTCCTTCAATTCCCCATGCTAGAAAACGGGTATCTGGCAAAAGAAACCATGAAACAGCACCAAAGACTCATATACTTTCCCCTGGTGGTGCCATGATTGAGAGGGCACCACCACCTATGG TTGAATCAGCTCCATTGGCTGCACCACCAAAGCAACCATTAAAGCTCTCAAGCATGCAAGACACAGCTCCATCTATTTCTGCGGCTAGTCCTTCAGTTGGGTTAAATATACAAG AACCAGCTGCTTCACCACCCTGGGTATCTCCTCCTATTGATTGGTGGCAACACAACAGTCATTCGTGGCCTCCAACTGCCCCTGAGCAAG CTCCAGCTCCACAGCAAGTGAACAGGTCCATACCATCAGCTTCCAAACATCATAAGGAGACAACAAatcattttccttctccaccTTCAGTTTCCCCACCCAATGAAAGAG GTCCATCTACCTCGCCAGCTTATTCTCAAAATCCTCTTCCACCAGCTGTATCTCCAGTTTGGAGGTCACACATGCCACGTGTTGCCCCTTCCTTACATAGAG GTCTTCCCCATTCCCCTGCTAAATCACCACTTCCTTCCATAGAGAGTTCAGGATCTCCTTCAG GCTCCAGTTATCCTTCTGTTGTTTCTCCTTCTCCATCACCCTCAGAGAAACCAAGAAAACCAGCAGTGCCACTACCTGCTCGAGTAttaccaccacctcctcctaACCAAG ATTGTGAGCAATTTGAGTGCAGAGAACCCTACACAAATTCTCCACCAGGATCAGCTTGTGGTTGTGTATTGCCTATGCAGATTGGCTTGCGTCTCAGTGTTGCACTCTATACATTTTTCCCTCTAGTTTCAGAGCTGGCATTGGAAGTAGCAAATGGTGTTCAGATGAATGCAAGCCAGGTCCGCATAATGGGTGCTAATGCAGACAGCCAGCAACAAGACAAAACTGTTGTGCTGATCAATTTGGTACCTCTTACCCCAAGGTTTAGTACTAATACAGCACTCTCAATCTACGAGAAATTCTGGCACAAGCAAGTTGCTATAAACAATGTCTCTTTTGGTGACTATGAAGTATTATATATTCGTTATCCAG ggCTTCCTCCCCCACCACCTTCAGCACAAGCAGATATTGCGGTCAATGGCAGGCCATATATTCCTGGAAATGGTTCGCCAATATTGAAACCAATTGGAGTTGATGTgagcaaaaggaagaagaaattggGAGGTAGTTTGCTAACTATCATAGCTCTATCATCCGCTATAGCTTTTGTTATATGCCTTGGAGTGCTTTGGTTCTTCGTTTTCAAGCATAGAAACCGCTCTCAACGTTCCAAGCCATTGCCACCTGTTATGATTTCAACCTTCAGGAAGTCCTCAG GCATAGGATCTCCATTATCTGGCAGTGGACCCAGTTCGGTATCTTTATCCTTTGGCTCTAGTGTTCCAACATATAAAGGATCTGCTAAAACATTTTCGTTAGCTGAGATGGAAAGAGCTACAAATAATTTTGATCCTGCTAGAGTCCTTGGAGAGGGTGGCTTTGGACGTGTGTACAGTGGCTGTCTTGAAGATGGGAAAAAGGTGGCAGTAAAGGTTCTCAAACGAGATGATCAACAAGGTGGTAGAGAGTTCCTGGCTGAAGTTGAGATGCTTAGTCGTCTGCATCACAGAAACTTGGTGAAGTTAATCGGCATATGTACAGAGGAGCATTACCGTTGCTTGGTGTATGAACTTGTTCCTAATGGTAGTGTGGAATCACATTTGCATGGTACGAGTTGTACAGTAATAGCACATAATGTTAACCACTTCTACACATTCTGCTCTGAGATTCTTGCTGGACTTTTCCTGAACTTTAATCACCGTGTTACAGGGGTGGACAAGGACATCGCTCCACTTGATTGGGGTGCACGAATGAAGATTGCACTTGGTGCAGCTCGAGGTCTTGCATATCTACATGAAGATTCAAGTCCCCGTGTTATCCATAGGGATTTTAAATCAAGCAACATATTGTTGGAGGATGATTTTACACCAAAAGTATCTGACTTTGGCTTAGCTAGAGCAGCAGTAGAGGAAGGAAGTGAGCATATTTCTACACGTGTTATGGGAACCTTTGG ATATGTTGCTCCTGAATATGCAATGACAGGTCATCTTCTTGTAAAGAGTGATGTTTACAGCTATGGAGTTGTCCTTCTTGAGCTActtacaggaagaaagcctgTTGACATGTCACAGCCACAAGGGCAAGAAAACTTGGTTGCTTGGGCTCGTCCACTTCTTACAAGCAAGGACGGGCTGGAGATCATTGTTGATCCGGCCTTGTCAGGTAGTTATCCATTTGACACTGTGGCCAAAGTTGCGGCAATAGCTTCTATGTGTGTTCAGCCTGAAGTTTCTCATCGGCCATTTATGGGTGAGGTAGTGCAAGCTTTAAAACTAGTGTGCAGTGACACTGATGAGAAAAATGGAGGATCAGGAAGCTGCAGCCAAGAGCAGCTCTCCCTGCATGACTTGGAGACCAAGACCAGCTCTGTGACATCGGTGCATTTGGCACATACTTCACCTATTGCAGACGATTGTAGTCAAAATCTGGAAGCTGGTAGAGCATTATCTACTTCAGATGTCCTTAGTAgctcagcaagggtttcccgaCCAACAACTTCCTACAGGAGGCACTCTAGTTCTGGCCCACTAAGAACAAGTAGAAGGCAGCCATTCTGGCAGAGACTTAGAGGTTTATCAAGTGGCACGGTGAGTGAACATGGTGTTGCACTAAGAGCGTGGCCTGGTTTATATAGCCACTCAGATGAGCTTTAG